Proteins encoded within one genomic window of Candidatus Baltobacteraceae bacterium:
- a CDS encoding TonB-dependent receptor, whose translation MRGLRFGALLAAIVWAYASGPAFAGTTGTLRGVIVDSKSGSPLAGVSVTADAPSQVATTLTDAAGQFQFISLAPDTYVVHAAKSGYDPLAQAGVVIFADQPLTLSLAMTPTLKTIARVASRGSSDQVRPGTTSDLYSVNNTGIQKTIATSGAGSMNQVYGAINSVPGVNIPTNQQGWNQGVYVRGGDYQQVAYEFDGLPLTRQSDLNPIATLTALGSQQVEVYTGGTAASSNSSGLAGYINQIIKTGTSPGYADASLGVGTPSYYHSATVEASGATPDRLFSYYLGLAGTNQDYRYADQFNGASNPLYFYPLAIPTTNSAFNILDGNCAAIKHPTCSAPSYGAAFSPGNSYAQAFNQDRENVANVHIGIPHRHDPMRDDIQLLWVTGGINTWFYSSQEELGKNNVAAAYGAYPVAFLDSTYYVGPLMQKPSNSFLQFNPFPNSMQHSPGAPVPTNERDGSINNYAIEKFQYQKNFNERSYLRFQAYGEYSNWFITAPVSAELAFGAELADYEVYEHAVGGVLTYSNQLSPKHLLTAGATYSQQILQTYNATFSSTDPTANSLLPTGLGTILSNYVGRDGNCYNYTTGQRWSCFDAGSQGGCLLTGYNEFNLGCYPGLASTFNLTPGTAPKGSPGAKAGAHWIMTEDGRSSQVDDVKPLFSGYSLTDLWQPNDKLTFNIGARFDHFAYATSNLADASLWPARQFWFTQFNKEHCGVLGSAPVSTWNGSGFSPCPAGYLPMTDPGNGLYNVGAGLSVHNSFQPRFSFTWTLNPNTVVRGSAGEYARAEASSYYQYNTAQQNLASFIRQFYSYGYHTPDHELYPDTSNNYDVSLEQHLKGTKISYKVTPFYRSTRNQVQFQSIDALGGTLAGLNVGTQKSYGIELALQMGDFAQDGLSGSLAYTHTNNSISFHLINGISVIDSLNGPIEQYNSYTKGCAGVTASSANWAACGSGKYAGNAQPVFNGACGPGCSVKNPYYCPTTTSSCPWSFQPILDVNASYPPYDVIPSPFNAANGFDVPDVATLVVNYRHGKYDFTPSLHYLSGSQYGSPLVWPGYVPQACTRNPALYPATPGAFCGSGGALFLPDPYNGYRFDNLGTYAQPSQLSLNLSASYDVSDRLTIGFSAVNLYNKCFQRGYAWDNQQTCVYSTLPSNILGSAGNFLMAPPIQVKYPYGTFFNITEVGNSSMEQPFNLFVNATLKI comes from the coding sequence GTGCGAGGCCTTCGCTTCGGCGCCCTTCTGGCCGCCATCGTCTGGGCTTATGCGAGTGGACCGGCTTTCGCCGGTACCACTGGAACTTTGCGCGGCGTCATCGTCGACTCCAAGTCCGGTTCGCCCCTTGCGGGCGTGAGCGTAACGGCGGACGCGCCTTCGCAGGTCGCAACGACGCTGACCGACGCAGCCGGTCAGTTCCAGTTCATCTCGTTGGCGCCAGACACGTACGTCGTGCACGCGGCGAAGAGCGGCTACGATCCGCTCGCGCAAGCCGGCGTCGTGATCTTCGCCGATCAGCCGCTGACCTTGAGCCTCGCGATGACGCCCACGCTCAAAACGATCGCTCGTGTCGCCTCGCGCGGTTCTAGCGATCAAGTACGTCCCGGTACCACGAGCGATCTCTATTCCGTCAACAACACCGGCATCCAGAAGACGATCGCGACCAGCGGCGCCGGCTCGATGAACCAGGTCTACGGCGCGATCAACAGCGTGCCGGGTGTGAACATTCCAACCAACCAGCAGGGATGGAATCAAGGCGTCTACGTCCGCGGCGGCGATTACCAGCAGGTCGCTTACGAGTTCGACGGGCTTCCGCTGACGCGCCAATCCGACCTCAATCCGATCGCGACCTTGACGGCGCTGGGTTCGCAGCAGGTCGAAGTCTATACCGGCGGCACGGCCGCGAGCTCCAACTCGTCGGGCCTGGCGGGTTACATCAATCAGATCATCAAGACCGGAACGAGTCCCGGTTACGCCGACGCGTCGCTTGGCGTAGGAACGCCGTCGTACTATCATTCGGCGACCGTCGAAGCCTCGGGCGCGACGCCGGACCGGCTATTTTCCTACTATCTCGGTCTTGCCGGCACGAACCAAGATTATCGCTACGCCGACCAGTTCAACGGCGCGTCGAATCCGCTCTACTTCTATCCGCTGGCTATCCCGACCACCAACTCGGCATTCAATATTCTCGACGGGAACTGCGCCGCGATCAAGCATCCGACGTGCTCGGCGCCGTCGTACGGCGCGGCCTTCTCGCCGGGAAACAGCTACGCCCAAGCCTTCAATCAGGACCGTGAGAACGTCGCGAACGTTCACATCGGTATTCCACATCGTCACGACCCGATGCGCGACGACATTCAACTGCTATGGGTGACCGGCGGCATCAATACCTGGTTCTACAGCTCGCAGGAGGAGCTCGGCAAGAACAACGTTGCCGCTGCCTACGGCGCGTATCCGGTAGCCTTCTTGGATTCGACGTACTACGTCGGTCCGCTCATGCAAAAGCCCAGCAACTCGTTCCTGCAGTTCAATCCGTTCCCCAACAGCATGCAGCATTCTCCCGGCGCGCCGGTTCCGACCAACGAGCGCGACGGATCGATAAACAACTATGCCATCGAGAAGTTCCAGTACCAGAAGAACTTCAACGAGCGGTCGTATTTGCGGTTTCAAGCGTACGGCGAGTACAGCAACTGGTTCATCACCGCACCGGTCAGCGCCGAGTTAGCGTTCGGTGCGGAGCTTGCGGACTACGAAGTGTACGAGCACGCGGTCGGCGGCGTGCTGACGTACTCGAATCAGCTTTCGCCCAAACATCTGCTCACCGCCGGTGCGACGTATTCGCAGCAGATCTTGCAGACGTACAACGCGACGTTTAGTTCGACGGATCCGACCGCGAACAGCCTGCTGCCGACGGGACTCGGAACGATTTTAAGCAACTACGTCGGCCGCGACGGCAACTGTTACAACTATACGACCGGGCAGCGCTGGAGCTGCTTCGACGCGGGCAGTCAGGGCGGATGTCTTCTCACCGGTTACAACGAGTTCAATCTCGGCTGTTATCCCGGACTCGCGTCTACCTTCAATCTCACGCCCGGAACGGCGCCCAAGGGATCGCCCGGCGCGAAGGCCGGCGCGCACTGGATCATGACGGAGGACGGCCGCAGCTCGCAAGTCGACGACGTCAAACCGTTGTTCTCGGGCTATTCGCTGACCGATCTCTGGCAGCCCAACGATAAGCTCACGTTCAACATCGGCGCGCGTTTCGACCACTTTGCCTATGCGACGAGCAATCTCGCCGACGCGAGCTTGTGGCCGGCGCGGCAGTTCTGGTTCACGCAGTTCAACAAGGAGCATTGCGGCGTGCTCGGCTCCGCGCCGGTGTCGACGTGGAACGGCAGCGGGTTCTCGCCGTGTCCCGCTGGGTATCTGCCGATGACCGACCCGGGCAACGGGCTGTATAACGTCGGCGCCGGGCTTTCGGTGCATAACTCGTTCCAGCCGCGCTTTTCGTTCACGTGGACGCTCAATCCCAACACCGTCGTCCGCGGCTCGGCCGGCGAATACGCCCGTGCGGAAGCCTCGTCGTATTACCAGTACAACACGGCCCAGCAGAACCTGGCGTCGTTTATCCGCCAATTCTATTCGTACGGCTATCACACGCCCGACCACGAGCTGTATCCCGATACGTCGAACAACTACGACGTATCGCTCGAGCAGCACCTCAAAGGCACCAAGATCTCTTACAAGGTCACACCGTTCTACCGGTCGACGCGCAATCAAGTGCAGTTCCAGTCGATCGACGCCCTGGGCGGAACGCTGGCCGGCCTCAACGTCGGAACGCAGAAGTCGTACGGCATCGAGCTCGCGCTGCAGATGGGCGATTTCGCGCAGGACGGTTTGTCCGGATCGCTAGCGTACACGCACACGAACAACTCGATCAGCTTCCACTTGATCAACGGCATCAGCGTCATCGACAGCCTCAACGGTCCAATCGAGCAGTATAACTCCTATACGAAGGGTTGTGCGGGCGTGACCGCGAGCTCGGCCAACTGGGCGGCGTGCGGGTCCGGCAAGTACGCGGGTAACGCCCAGCCGGTCTTCAACGGCGCCTGCGGGCCCGGATGCAGCGTGAAGAATCCGTACTATTGCCCGACGACGACGTCGTCGTGTCCGTGGTCGTTCCAACCGATTCTCGACGTCAACGCATCCTATCCGCCGTACGACGTCATTCCGTCGCCGTTTAACGCCGCTAATGGGTTCGACGTCCCCGACGTGGCGACGCTGGTGGTCAACTATCGCCACGGAAAATACGATTTTACGCCGTCGCTCCATTATTTGAGCGGCTCGCAGTACGGCTCCCCGCTGGTGTGGCCCGGATACGTTCCTCAAGCCTGCACGCGCAATCCCGCGCTCTACCCGGCCACGCCCGGCGCGTTCTGCGGATCGGGCGGCGCGCTCTTTTTACCGGATCCGTACAACGGCTATCGTTTCGACAACCTGGGGACGTACGCACAGCCGTCGCAGCTCTCGCTGAACCTGTCGGCAAGCTACGACGTCAGCGACCGGCTCACGATCGGCTTCTCCGCCGTCAACCTCTATAACAAATGCTTCCAGCGCGGATATGCGTGGGACAACCAGCAGACGTGCGTGTACTCGACCTTGCCCTCGAACATCCTCGGATCCGCCGGCAACTTCTTGATGGCGCCGCCGATTCAGGTGAAATATCCCTACGGGACGTTCTTTAACATCACCGAAGTAGGGAACTCATCGATGGAGCAACCCTTCAATCTGTTCGTCAACGCAACGCTGAAGATTTGA